Proteins encoded within one genomic window of Sebastes fasciatus isolate fSebFas1 chromosome 18, fSebFas1.pri, whole genome shotgun sequence:
- the rnf8 gene encoding E3 ubiquitin-protein ligase rnf8 isoform X2 produces the protein METVTTDSSAAEEDDSPDSEASCLMRVERNSDWIRLTHNTEITIGRGLDVTHQLLSPTCPLMISRLHCTFKQREDGQWTVTDKKSLNGVWVNGNRIPAEEAHQLRFGDSIQLGVPVIGTKVEFDYILVQRPLKDIKLHLAKAAPVPKKNKRKFTAEEVEPSTSKHKLYRCSSADKSFAKPCPLSPVKRQQRLSHTQPEETGPSRQVQEVDRPSDGSCAPCDLDNLQMYSQNILMLREQVVDTQRQVASLGGEPQQADPLREEHVRELQGQLETLRAKMHRMETLEKSFSETKRQLEAQKTQQQEELLKKQLEEALQEQKKVIDELALSREGFEEILLAKNKELEVTKEEKEKAKAQKEEVVTQVTEVLENELQCIICSELFIEAVILNCAHSFCRHCIELWRKKKDECPICRRAIQSQTRCLALDNCIDSMVDNLSLDLKLRRQTLITERKGESSSLRSGDGDPR, from the exons ATGGAGACTGTAACGACGGACTCGTCTGCTGCGGAGGAGGACGACAGTCCAGACTCTGAGGCTTCATGTTTGATGAGAGTGGAAAGAAACTCCGACTGGATCCGcctcacacacaacacagag ATCACCATCGGACGAGGTCTGGATGTGACCCACCAGCTGCTGTCTCCAACCTGTCCTCTGATGATCTCCAGACTGCACTGCACCTTCAAACAGAGGGAGGATGGACAGTGGACAGTGACAGACAAGAAG agtCTCAACGGCGTGTGGGTGAATGGAAACCGAATACCCGCCGAAGAAGCCCATCAGCTGAGGTTCGGAGACTCCATACAACTTGGGGTTCCTGTGATTGGAACAAAAGTGGAGTTTGACTACATCCTCGTCCAGCGGCCCCTCAAAGACATTAAACTCCACTTGGCTAAAGCGGCCCCCGTTCCCAAGAAGAACAAGAGGAAGTTTACCGCGGAGGAAGTTGAGCCGTCTACCTCAAAGCACAAACTCTACCGCTGCTCCTCTGCAGACAAGTCCTTTGCGAAGCCCTGCCCTCTGTCGCCAGTGAAACGGCAGCAGAGGCTCAGTCACACCCAGCCGGAAGAAACTGGACCCAGCAGACAAGTCCAGGAAGTAGACCGGCCCTCAGATGGCTCCTGTGCTCCGTGTGATCTGGACAACTTACAGAT GTACAGCCAGAACATCCTGATGCTGAGGGAGCAGGTAGTCGACACCCAGAGGCAGGTAGCCTCGCTGGGGGGGGAGCCCCAGCAGGCTGACCCGCTCAGAGAGGAGCATGTCAGGGAGCTGCAGGGTCAGCTGGAGACGCTCCGAGCCAAGATGCACCGGATGGAGACGTTAGAGAAGTCCTTCAGTGAAACTAAGAGGCAGCTAGAG GCACAGAAAACACAGCAACAAGAGGAGCTTTTGAAAAAACAGTTGGAAGAAGCCTTGCAGGAG CAAAAGAAAGTAATAGACGAACTCGCCCTTTCTCGGGAAGGCTTTGAGGAGATTCTCttggccaaaaacaaagagctAGAAGTGACAAAG gaggagaaagaaaaggccAAGGCCCAAAAGGAGGAAGTAGTTACACAAGTGACTGAAGTTTTGGAGAACGAGCTTCAGTGCATCATCTGCTCCGAGCTCTTCATTGAG GCGGTCATCCTGAACTGCGCTCACAGCTTCTGCAGGCACTGCATCGAGCTGTGGCGGAAAAAGAAAGACGAGTGTCCGATCTGCCGACGGGCCATCCAGTCCCAGACCCGCTG
- the aida gene encoding axin interactor, dorsalization-associated protein isoform X1 — protein MSDVNKTIQKWHNSFKKATDFDSWGQLVEAVDEYHILARQLQKEVQSTNSTDFTEEQKKTIGKIATCLEMRGASLQCTQSKEDFKLEELKRLETIIQNIQTYNKEFPFDVQPVPLRKILAPGEEENLELEEEEDAAAGAGSTEAFPPRAPASQGTLLPRLPSEPGMTLLTLKIEKIGLKDAGQCIDPYMTISVKDVNGVDVNPVQDTPVASRKEDTYIHFSVDVEIQRHVEKLPKGAAIFFEFKHYKPKKRFTSTKCFAFMEMDEIKPGPIVIELYKKPTDFKRKKLQLLTKKQLYLHLHQTLLKDS, from the exons ATGTCAGATGTCAACAAGACTATTCAGAAATGGCACAACAGCTTTAAGAAAGCCACAGACTTTGACTCGTGGGGACAATTAGTGGAGGCTGTAGATGAGTACCACAT tttggcgAGACAACTGCAGAAAGAAGTCCAGTCAACAAATTCAACAGACTTCACAGAGGAGCAGAAG aaaaCTATAGGAAAGATTGCAACATGCCTGGAGATGAGAGGGGCCAGTTTGCAG TGCACTCAGTCAAAGGAGGATTTCAAGTTAGAAGAGCTGAAGCGACTGGAAACCA TTATTCAAAATATTCAGACCTACAACAAAGAGTTTCCCTTTGACGTGCAGCCAGTGCCCTTAAG gaaaATCCTGGCTCCAGGTGAAGAGGAGAACTTGgagctggaggaagaggaggatgctgCAGCAGGAGCCGGTTCTACGGAGGCGTTCCCCCCGCGAGCCCCCG CTTCGCAAG GTACCTTGTTGCCACGGTTACCCTCAGAGCCTGGGATGACACTACTTACACTAAAGATTGAGAAAATTGGGTTGAAGGATGCGGGGCAGTGCATCGATCCGTATATGACCATCAGTGTCAAAG ATGTGAACGGCGTCGATGTGAACCCGGTGCAGGACACACCGGTGGCCTCCAGGAAAGAAGACACCTACATTCACTTCAGCGTGGACGTGGAGATCCAGAGACATGTGGAGAAATTACCTAAAG GAGCAGCTATCTTCTTTGAATTCAAGCACTACAAACCTAAGAAGAGGTTTACCAGCACTAAATGTTTCGCCTTCATGGAAATGGACGAGATCAAACCGGGCCCCATCGTCATCGAACT GTACAAGAAGCCCACGGACTTCAAGCGGAAGAAACTGCAGCTTCTAACAAAGAAACAACTCTATCT
- the aida gene encoding axin interactor, dorsalization-associated protein isoform X2 yields the protein MSDVNKTIQKWHNSFKKATDFDSWGQLVEAVDEYHILARQLQKEVQSTNSTDFTEEQKKTIGKIATCLEMRGASLQCTQSKEDFKLEELKRLETIIQNIQTYNKEFPFDVQPVPLRKILAPGEEENLELEEEEDAAAGAGSTEAFPPRAPGTLLPRLPSEPGMTLLTLKIEKIGLKDAGQCIDPYMTISVKDVNGVDVNPVQDTPVASRKEDTYIHFSVDVEIQRHVEKLPKGAAIFFEFKHYKPKKRFTSTKCFAFMEMDEIKPGPIVIELYKKPTDFKRKKLQLLTKKQLYLHLHQTLLKDS from the exons ATGTCAGATGTCAACAAGACTATTCAGAAATGGCACAACAGCTTTAAGAAAGCCACAGACTTTGACTCGTGGGGACAATTAGTGGAGGCTGTAGATGAGTACCACAT tttggcgAGACAACTGCAGAAAGAAGTCCAGTCAACAAATTCAACAGACTTCACAGAGGAGCAGAAG aaaaCTATAGGAAAGATTGCAACATGCCTGGAGATGAGAGGGGCCAGTTTGCAG TGCACTCAGTCAAAGGAGGATTTCAAGTTAGAAGAGCTGAAGCGACTGGAAACCA TTATTCAAAATATTCAGACCTACAACAAAGAGTTTCCCTTTGACGTGCAGCCAGTGCCCTTAAG gaaaATCCTGGCTCCAGGTGAAGAGGAGAACTTGgagctggaggaagaggaggatgctgCAGCAGGAGCCGGTTCTACGGAGGCGTTCCCCCCGCGAGCCCCCG GTACCTTGTTGCCACGGTTACCCTCAGAGCCTGGGATGACACTACTTACACTAAAGATTGAGAAAATTGGGTTGAAGGATGCGGGGCAGTGCATCGATCCGTATATGACCATCAGTGTCAAAG ATGTGAACGGCGTCGATGTGAACCCGGTGCAGGACACACCGGTGGCCTCCAGGAAAGAAGACACCTACATTCACTTCAGCGTGGACGTGGAGATCCAGAGACATGTGGAGAAATTACCTAAAG GAGCAGCTATCTTCTTTGAATTCAAGCACTACAAACCTAAGAAGAGGTTTACCAGCACTAAATGTTTCGCCTTCATGGAAATGGACGAGATCAAACCGGGCCCCATCGTCATCGAACT GTACAAGAAGCCCACGGACTTCAAGCGGAAGAAACTGCAGCTTCTAACAAAGAAACAACTCTATCT